In Glandiceps talaboti chromosome 16, keGlaTala1.1, whole genome shotgun sequence, a single window of DNA contains:
- the LOC144447080 gene encoding transient receptor potential cation channel subfamily M member-like 2, which translates to MADTLNGDLIKMKKVAPLGTRRRRTSGSGSSINIRLDESSPSWLHTNFRMRECIRFTEVKDMKSAEPMCQCGKTSSLHDDRYLHNPDPSTPWKESTHTQTTNTNAYGDIEFVGSSTKPAKFIRLDHETPTRKILQLLKEQWHLGTPNLLISVTGGAKDFNMTSRLKGVFRKGLTKVALSTNAWIITGGTHAGVMKHVGEAVRDYTLGSGSFGNKSIVNIGIAPWGVTHNREELISVMGKYPAFYRVEEPEGMAASLDPNHTHFILVDNGTNKRFGTEIKLRGKIEKAISEMRLDRSKSDIMTVPVVCVVLEGGPGTIQTVWSAITNGTPSVVVAGSGRAADLLAWAVLNVPEKDIPIKDRQGKIIIQKRAVINATFEAKLTSEMEKEFGTRNLDTMVGWVKDCLRRKDLITVFELDAKGSAKDIDLAILQALLKANKGRVQDQLKLALAWNRIDIAKSEIFTDDRKWKQGDLDEALHIALTNNQVDFVRLFLETGESLWEFLTVKRLTRLYNEIRPNTLLYDLLHKIRSEDKKSSFRTKFTLEDVGHLMEDLTDDTYEPLYLDKKDPDRYKLTEEEEMGIGNGRWAESTAMASLTGAGNSIMEVDFATTASVADLHAVPPPNPVAIRERRFDNPVRELFLWSVLMNQHEMAELFWEDGSDAMAAALAASQIMKSLAAEEDGIDSFNDFEVKAKEYEEMACGVLTECYKDDEERAQLLLVRELPFWGNSTCLRLGISADDKNYIAHAAAQNLLSIIWYGKLDRQHTTTARLLCCLVFPPFLYCLLKFREPEQDVVEDYIVKTKSKKDGDKLNQSLNMIELQQEKGGSKANLIDSDDPTYDNSVEFVEYEEGIDIRARRKLQNYEKWKYFFNAPVVSFCYNVFSYIVFLALFSYIMLISFNKEMSSAEIVLTVWATTLVFEEIRQIMQEETKSLRLKLSNWLSDYWNILDMVCLLTFYTGLTLRLLDSDSLIQIARYMWSIDVMLYYIRFLHVFYINRQMGPKLIMIGKMMVDLLFFVGILFIIMLGYGVSMQAILYPNESRVVPLIEGIFYKPYFQIYGELFLEEVRGEIDCTTNATLIAQGGQRCPDAHWLVLVLLVLYMMLSNVLLLNLLIAMFSYTFEAVQENTDIFWKFQRYGLIVEYMRRPPLVPPLIVISHIWIAFRAILRNCCCRVRSGYFAVKVVRPLKQNLTVDEHKQLSLFEMINTEKYVQDKESLDLANTDERIRVTHQKVDAIVHFMDQWKDEPEEEEGVEGASGSAAGGGGGGGAPINRRLDGRMKKLEVQMDRTQQALDWIIKAMIENKMGAKSGPPKLKEIKGKDETIDYEDLSDDDDDTFKVATSIEELGLMLHYKSRLNPYPGSVIQRFKVPDHLVHWEIEFSNYSPMNYTASVVLSNPVWADEDILAMPKDTRPPLYYNQMDNQCQVSRISYTGVYTVKDGLPLNPKGRTGMIGRGLLGRFGPNHAADPIVTRWKKKFDGSCLEEDGKKVLEFVAIQRKDNQQWAIPGGMVEPGQLVSQTLKAEFSEEALGKLAKSEAEIKEISERLDKFFQNGIEVYKGYVDDPRNTDNAWMETVAVNYHDETNETLGHFKLQAGDDAQAVRWQRISGKMPLYASHTAMLKRVAQIHDANY; encoded by the exons TCAAGTCCATCATGGCTCCATACCAATTTCCGTATGAGGGAATGTATTCGTTTTACAGAAGTCAAAGATATGAA GTCAGCAGAACCAATGTGTCAGTGTGGTAAAACTAGTTCCCTTCATGATGATAGGTATCTACATAATCCAGACCCGTCCACTCCATGGAAAgaatcaacacacacacagaccacAAATACCAATGCATACGGTGATATTGAATTTGTGGGCTCAAGTACAAAACCAGCTAAA TTCATCAGACTTGATCATGAAACACCAACCAGGAAAATTTTACAGTTACTTAAGGAACAGTGGCATCTGGGGACCCCTAACTTATTGATTTCAGTCACAGGTGGTGCTAAAGACTTTAATATGACAAGCAGGTTGAAAGGAGTGTTTCGTAAAGGTCTAACTAAAGTGGCACTCAGTACAA ATGCCTGGATCATAACAGGTGGTACTCATGCCGGTGTCATGAAACATGTAGGGGAAGCTGTACGTGATTACACTCTAGGCAGTGGATCATTTGGTAATAAAAGTATCGTTAATATTGGTATAGCACCCTGGGGAGTAACCCATAATAGAGAAGAATTGATTAGTGTTATG GGTAAATATCCAGCGTTTTATCGAGTGGAAGAGCCAGAAGGAATGGCCGCATCCCTGGATCCCAACCACACCCACTTCATTCTAGTAGACAATGGTACAAACAAGAGATTTGGTACTGAAATCAAACTACGTGGTAAAATTGAAAAGGCAATATCTGAAATGAGATTAGACAGAAGTAA aAGTGACATCATGACTGTGCCAGTAGTGTGTGTCGTCTTAGAAGGTGGACCTGGTACAATACAGACTGTATGGTCAGCTATAACTAATGGTACTCCCAGTGTGGTTGTAGCTGGGTCAGGTAGAGCTGCAGACTTACTTGCCTGGGCTGTACTGAATGTACCAGAGAAAGACATACCTATCAAAGACAGACAAGGAAAAATCATTATACA GAAAAGAGCTGTTATCAATGCTACGTTTGAAGCTAAGTTAACATCAGAAATGGAGAAGGAATTTGGTACCAGAAATCTGGACACAATGGTTGGCTGGGTCAAGGATTGTCTGAGAAGAAAAGATCTGATCACTGTGTTTGAACTTGATGCTAAAGGGTCAGCTAAGGACATTGACTTGGCTATATTACAGGCTTTACTGAAAG CCAACAAGGGTAGAGTACAAGACCAGTTGAAGTTAGCATTGGCATGGAATAGAATTGATATTGCTAAAAGTGAAATCTTCACTGATGACAGGAAATGGAAG CAAGGAGACTTAGATGAAGCCCTACACATAGCACTGACTAATAATCAAGTTGACTTTGTCCGTCTATTTTTGGAAACTGGAGAAAGTCTGTGGGAATTCCTGACAGTGAAAAGACTCACAAGATTGTACAATGAG attcgCCCAAATACTCTACTATATGATTTGCTACATAAGATTAGAAGTGAAGACAAGAAATCG AGTTTTCGTACTAAATTTACATTGGAAGATGTCGGTCATTTGATGGAAGATTTGACGGATGATACATATGAGCCACTGTACTTAGATAAGAAAGATCCTGATAGATATAAACTGACTGAGGAGGAAGAGATGGGTATAGGTAATGGTAGATGGGCAGAAAGTACTGCTATGGCCAGTCTTACTGGTGCAGGCAATTCTATCATGGAGGTTGATTTTGCTACTACAGCCAGTGTTGCAGATCTTCATGCTGTACCACCACCCAATCCAG TGGCAATACGTGAACGTCGATTTGATAATCCGGTGCGAGAACTATTCCTGTGGTCAGTGTTGATGAATCAACATGAAATGGCAGAATTATTCTGGGAGGACGGCAGTGATGCAATGGCTGCAGCACTAGCTGCAAGTCAAATTATGAAATCCTTGGCAGCTGAAGAAGATGGAATTGACTCCTTCAATGATTTTGAAGTAAAGGCAAA AGAATACGAGGAAATGGCTTGTGGTGTTCTGACAGAGTGCTATAAAGATGATGAAGAACGAGCTCAACTGTTACTTGTGCGTGAGTTGCCATTCTGGGGGAATTCCACATGTCTGCGTCTTGGTATCAGTGCTGATGACAAAAACTACATAGCGCATGCAGCTGCACAGAATCTTCTCAGTATTATATGGTATGGTAAACTAGACAGACAACATACAACCACTGCAAGG CTGCTGTGTTGTCTAGTGTTTCCACCATTTCTCTACTGTCTTCTCAAGTTCCGAGAGCCTGAACAAGATGTGGTTGAAGACTACATTGTAAAAACGAAATCAAAG AAAGATGGTGATAAACTGAATCAGAGTTTAAATATGATTGAACTTCAACAAGAGAAAGGTGGTAGCAAGGCCAA TTTGATAGACAGTGATGACCCAACTTATGATAACTCAGTAGAGTTTGTAGAATATGAAGAAGGTATTGATATCCGTGCTAGAAGGAAACTACAGAATTACGAGAAATGGAAGTATTTTTTCAATGCTCCTGTGGTCAGTTTTTGCTACAACGTG TTTTCCTACATAGTTTTCCTGGCGTTGTTCAGTTACATTATGTTGATTAGTTTCAATAAAGAAATGTCATCAGCTGAGATAGTGCTAACTGTTTGGGCCACCACTTTAGTCTTTGAGGAGATCAGACAG ATCATGCAAGAAGAAACGAAAAGTCTACGTTTAAAATTATCCAACTGGTTGAGTGATTATTGGAATATACTGGATATGGTATGTTTGTTGACTTTCTATACTGGTCTGACGCTGAGACTACTAGACAGTGACTCACTAATACAGATAGCACGATACATGTGGTCCATAGACGTGATGCTGTACTATATTCGATTCCTTCATGTCTTCTACATCAACCGACAGATGGGACCTAAACTGATCATGATCGGCAAAATG ATGGTGGATTTATTGTTCTTCGTTGGTATATTGTTCATTATAATGCTGGGTTACGGTGTCTCTATGCAAGCCATTCTGTATCCAAATGAAAGCAGAGTGGTTCCTCTCATAGAGGGTATATTCTACAAACCTTATTTCCAGATCTATGGTGAATTGTTCCTTGAAGAAGTACGAG gTGAAATAGACTGTACAACTAATGCCACGTTGATAGCACAAGGTGGTCAGAGATGTCCTGATGCACATTGGCTTGTACTTGTCCTGCTAGTACTCTACATGATGTTATCCAATGTTTTACTTCTCAATCTCCTCATTGCTATGTTCAG TTACACTTTTGAAGCTGTTCAAGAAAACACAGATATCTTCTGGAAGTTCCAGCGCTATGGATTGATTGTTGAGTACATGCGTCGACCACCACTTGTTCCACCATTAATTGTAATCTCTCATATCTGGATCGCTTTCCGAGCAATCCTTAGGAATTGTTGCTGTAGAGTTAGAAGTGGTTACTTTGCTGTCAAAGTGGTCAGACCTCTCA AACAAAATCTAACAGTGGATGAACACAAGCAGTTGAGTCTATTTGAAATGATTAACACTGAGAAATATGTTCAGGATAAAGAAAGTCTTGATTTGGCAAACACTGATGAAAGAATACGAGTCACACATCAAAA AGTGGATGCCATTGTTCACTTTATGGACCAGTGGAAAGACGAACCTGAGGAGGAAGAGGGAGTGGAAGGAGCTAGTGGTAGTGCAgcaggaggaggaggaggagggggtGCCCCTATCAATCGAAGACTGGATGGTAGAATGAAGAAATTAGAAGTTCAG ATGGACAGAACACAGCAAGCTCTAGATTGGATTATTAAAGCTATGATTGAGAATAAAATGGGAGCTAAAAGTGGTCCACCGAAATTGAAAGAGATCAAAGGAAAAGATG AAACCATTGATTATGAAGACTtatcagatgatgatgatgatactttCAAGGTTGCTACAAGTATAGAAGAATTAGGATTAATGTTACACTACAAATCCAGATTAAATCCTTATCCCGGCAGTGTTATCCAGAGATTTAAAGTACCAGATCATCTTGTACACTGGGAG attgaATTTTCCAATTATTCACCAATGAATTACACAGCATCAGTAGTGCTATCAAATCCTGTATGGGCTGATGAAGACATACTAGCTATGCCTAAAGATACAAGACCACCATTGTACTACAACCAGATGGATAATCAATGTCAAGTCAGTCGTATCAGTTATACTGGTGTTTACACTGTCAAGGATGGTCTTCCACT GAACCCTAAAGGTCGTACTGGTATGATTGGCAGGGGTCTTTTAGGTCGATTTGGACCAAACCATGCAGCTGATCCCATTGTTACAAG atggAAAAAGAAATTTGATGGCAGTTGTCTTGAGGAAGATGGCAAGAAAGTATTAGAGTTTGTAGCTATCCAAAGGAAAGACAACCAACAATGGGCAATTCCAGGG GGCATGGTTGAACCTGGCCAACTTGTCAGTCAGACTTTGAAGGCTGAGTTTAGTGAGGAAGCTCTAGGAAAACTAGCCAAGTCAGAAGCAGAAATTAAGGAGATATCTGAAAGACTAGATAAGTTCTTTCAGAACGGTATTGAG